One genomic segment of Desulfocapsa sulfexigens DSM 10523 includes these proteins:
- the cysC gene encoding adenylyl-sulfate kinase yields MHSPHVIRQRAAVSRPRRETLNGHMSINLWFTGLSGSGKSTLAHAVEERLHLMGCRTYVFDGDNVRHGLCGDLGFSLEDRSENMRRIAEMVNLFLDSGVISLTAFISPLKADRERVKEIIGAENLIEVYCNCPLEICEERDVKGLYKKARTGEIKNYTGISSPYEVPENPDIELDTGTRPLRDCVNDIIAELRERGIILH; encoded by the coding sequence ATGCACTCTCCACATGTAATCCGACAGCGCGCAGCAGTCAGCCGTCCACGTCGCGAAACCCTGAACGGCCACATGAGTATCAACCTCTGGTTTACCGGGCTCTCAGGCTCAGGCAAATCGACTCTGGCCCATGCAGTAGAGGAGCGATTACACCTGATGGGGTGCAGAACCTATGTTTTTGACGGTGATAATGTTCGACACGGGTTATGTGGTGACCTTGGGTTCAGCCTGGAAGATCGTAGTGAGAATATGCGTCGTATCGCTGAAATGGTAAATCTTTTTCTTGATTCCGGAGTTATTTCTCTCACCGCTTTTATTTCTCCGTTAAAGGCTGATCGTGAACGGGTAAAAGAGATTATTGGTGCTGAAAATCTTATCGAGGTTTACTGCAACTGCCCTCTTGAAATATGTGAAGAGCGTGATGTTAAAGGATTGTATAAAAAAGCCAGAACAGGTGAGATTAAAAACTATACCGGCATCTCCTCCCCCTATGAAGTCCCTGAGAATCCTGACATTGAACTCGACACAGGGACACGTCCTCTCCGTGACTGTGTAAATGACATTATTGCTGAGCTACGGGAACGGGGAATAATTTTGCATTGA
- a CDS encoding methyl-accepting chemotaxis protein — MTRNRYKRRNYFIKKNFQGKLILGYFLFMVVGCLVFAVILTLLSADSMTMTYQNNDLRLGQTPFILIKELVTAHWIFIVLGSAIVVVCAMFITHRLAGPMFRLERAVDNMVSGQLDDVVYLREKDEGKELAAKLNQFNSQLSKNIGEIRKRSKNIDDLLAQYSSIEQSETTAEDCASIQSSIARQNKIIREIVVTYQILDE, encoded by the coding sequence ATGACTAGGAATCGTTATAAACGCAGAAATTATTTTATTAAAAAGAATTTCCAGGGCAAGCTGATTCTCGGATATTTTCTTTTTATGGTTGTTGGGTGCCTTGTGTTTGCAGTTATTCTTACACTTTTGTCTGCAGACAGTATGACTATGACCTATCAGAATAATGACCTGCGCCTTGGTCAGACCCCTTTTATACTGATCAAGGAATTAGTGACAGCCCACTGGATTTTCATAGTTTTGGGAAGTGCAATTGTGGTGGTCTGTGCGATGTTTATAACCCACAGACTTGCCGGTCCCATGTTTCGTCTTGAGCGAGCTGTTGATAATATGGTGAGTGGGCAGCTTGATGATGTCGTTTATTTGCGGGAAAAAGATGAAGGTAAGGAACTGGCGGCAAAACTCAATCAGTTCAATAGTCAATTATCTAAAAATATAGGGGAAATCAGAAAGCGATCTAAAAATATTGACGATCTTCTGGCACAATATTCTTCCATCGAACAATCGGAAACAACTGCTGAAGATTGTGCTTCTATTCAGAGTTCCATTGCCCGGCAAAATAAGATTATCCGGGAGATTGTCGTGACATACCAAATTCTTGATGAGTAA
- a CDS encoding alginate lyase family protein codes for MTIKRFKFYFYRLKRSSLAELRHRLADYLFLKKITIKPNFYKKDLTFDLEKTANTNLIVPKILSSVSSEVITQLLHGKEFTLGENAALIQNFADRWKDSLFVEVKQKKGDPDIRSVWEPARLQHLMILLQHLSADCNAETYELIQHAVQDKLFEWLARNPFLHGPHYMSMMECGLRIPVFIKAFQNLEHLSDAQRNKLLLTIFQHGWLVRNRLSLYSSLGNHTVSESLGLIMAGGLFQQSIQGQEWQRTGIDLLEQECCHQILADGGPAEQSFAYHRFVLDLYWLAIHFLTDNKLHDCSEMQQRVTLGETFMQTIQHENESLPMIGDSDDGFAVAPYLFPLRKILPTSNLPEPFESFTDSGYSLLRDKNGLRVLFDHGILGMEPLNNHGHADCLSIFVSVGDKDFLIDPGTFQYNGDTTLRRYFKSTNAHNTVCIDGRDQARQLTSFVWDHSFTVSCNHRVTDEGQHIVTGTHNGYVLQNLAVSHSRTLTFDPDGILTIEDSFAGGGNHEYSLHFHLHPLVTVEKEGNCLYLHHDNIVMSLTINADTINLLRGQQAPFAGWYSPAYGKKEPTTTIQVIKCGFPDNVSFTTTISVIKE; via the coding sequence ATGACCATTAAACGATTTAAATTTTACTTCTACAGACTAAAGCGATCTTCTCTCGCGGAATTACGCCACAGATTAGCTGACTATCTGTTCTTAAAAAAAATAACGATCAAACCGAATTTCTATAAAAAAGACCTCACCTTTGACCTCGAAAAAACAGCAAACACTAACCTTATAGTTCCGAAAATATTATCTTCAGTCAGTTCCGAGGTAATCACCCAGCTTTTGCATGGAAAAGAATTTACCCTTGGCGAAAATGCAGCGTTGATTCAAAATTTTGCAGACAGATGGAAAGATAGCCTTTTTGTAGAGGTGAAACAAAAAAAAGGAGACCCGGACATTCGTTCAGTATGGGAACCTGCGAGATTACAACACCTGATGATCTTGTTGCAACATCTGTCTGCGGACTGCAATGCTGAGACATATGAATTAATTCAACATGCTGTTCAAGACAAACTATTTGAATGGCTGGCACGGAACCCCTTTCTCCATGGGCCACATTATATGTCTATGATGGAATGTGGTTTACGTATCCCTGTCTTCATTAAAGCCTTCCAAAATTTAGAGCATTTGAGTGATGCCCAACGAAACAAACTTTTGTTGACGATTTTTCAGCATGGCTGGTTAGTCAGAAATCGTTTGTCCCTTTACTCTTCTTTAGGTAATCACACGGTGAGTGAATCTCTCGGTTTGATTATGGCCGGTGGTCTGTTTCAACAAAGCATACAAGGGCAGGAATGGCAAAGAACAGGAATAGACCTTTTAGAACAGGAATGTTGTCACCAGATCCTTGCTGACGGCGGCCCGGCAGAACAATCTTTTGCCTATCATCGTTTTGTTCTGGATCTTTACTGGTTGGCAATCCATTTTCTTACCGACAATAAGCTCCATGATTGTTCCGAGATGCAACAACGTGTTACGCTTGGCGAAACATTTATGCAGACGATTCAACATGAGAATGAATCATTACCTATGATTGGAGACAGCGATGATGGTTTTGCTGTTGCTCCCTACCTGTTTCCATTACGAAAAATCCTACCCACCAGCAATCTACCAGAACCTTTTGAATCTTTTACCGATAGTGGCTATTCTCTTTTAAGGGACAAAAACGGCTTACGTGTTCTCTTTGATCATGGCATACTTGGCATGGAACCATTGAACAATCATGGCCATGCGGATTGTCTATCTATCTTTGTCTCGGTTGGGGATAAAGATTTTCTTATTGATCCGGGAACCTTTCAATACAATGGTGACACGACCCTACGCCGATATTTCAAAAGTACAAATGCCCACAATACAGTATGCATAGATGGGCGTGATCAAGCCAGACAACTCACCAGTTTTGTCTGGGATCATTCGTTTACGGTCTCCTGCAACCACAGAGTTACCGATGAAGGGCAGCACATTGTTACCGGTACTCACAACGGTTATGTTCTGCAAAACTTAGCTGTCAGCCACAGCCGTACGCTGACTTTTGATCCTGATGGAATTTTAACCATTGAAGACAGCTTTGCAGGTGGTGGTAATCATGAATATTCGCTGCATTTTCACCTCCATCCGTTGGTGACAGTTGAAAAAGAAGGGAATTGCCTTTATTTACATCATGACAATATCGTCATGTCTCTTACCATCAATGCCGATACAATCAATCTCCTGCGTGGGCAACAAGCCCCCTTTGCAGGTTGGTACTCTCCAGCCTATGGCAAGAAAGAGCCAACCACCACCATCCAGGTCATTAAATGTGGTTTCCCCGACAACGTCTCTTTTACAACCACTATTTCTGTCATTAAAGAATGA
- a CDS encoding four helix bundle protein produces MAFGSLRELKYQVNLSKRLGFINQQDTTSIEPKIEEIEKVLSGLIRSLRQN; encoded by the coding sequence ATAGCCTTTGGATCTTTACGAGAACTAAAATATCAGGTAAATCTCTCCAAACGCTTGGGCTTTATCAACCAACAAGATACAACATCAATTGAACCAAAAATCGAAGAAATAGAGAAAGTATTAAGCGGCCTAATCCGCTCACTACGTCAAAATTAA
- a CDS encoding MraY family glycosyltransferase produces the protein MDPKPLVGGLGFVISACFAAALIMPATGLRGFFAGLTVMLFIGFLDDLKELGHRQKFMGQILAVALLIYFSNIRLVSFGNLLGLGDIIIPGYWLSVLISIFCLLGVINAINLIDGLDGLAGGIGFVAFLLFAAHASLAQNQTFLLLNLAFAGALLGFLRFNWHPAKLFMGDAGSLSLGFALAFMSLGMTQGDNACMSPISALLILSIPIADTLTVMTKRILQGTSPFHADKKHLHHIFMRYGFSRENTVKIIIGLSILLGSISIVGRIYNLTDSTLFLFFAIYLIFYFISSFFILDLLRYSCRFRRKRDSCGAPCKALKFICQSLDIFNIIRSDTRHAVSIPARYYTTEKDRYLDGTITNISKSGFMASIPQLTTLESTFFTKINFENQDSANIPPLEFTIEHLWIATQDEKHIHGFKFKDLTAEQKSVLNLFTNTLKKSKP, from the coding sequence GTGGACCCAAAACCCCTCGTGGGTGGTCTTGGTTTTGTCATTTCCGCCTGTTTTGCAGCGGCACTTATTATGCCGGCAACCGGCCTAAGGGGTTTTTTTGCGGGATTAACGGTGATGCTGTTTATCGGGTTTCTCGACGATTTGAAAGAGTTGGGACATCGTCAGAAATTCATGGGCCAGATCCTTGCTGTCGCCCTCCTCATTTATTTTAGTAATATCAGGTTGGTTTCCTTCGGCAATCTTCTCGGGCTGGGAGATATTATTATTCCGGGATACTGGCTGTCTGTTCTTATATCTATTTTTTGTCTTCTAGGGGTCATCAATGCCATCAACCTTATTGACGGGCTGGATGGCTTGGCCGGCGGGATTGGCTTTGTTGCGTTTTTGTTATTTGCCGCTCACGCCTCTCTTGCCCAAAATCAGACATTTTTACTTCTGAACCTGGCTTTTGCAGGTGCTCTATTGGGATTTCTTCGTTTTAACTGGCATCCGGCCAAGCTCTTTATGGGCGATGCCGGAAGTCTGTCACTGGGATTTGCCCTTGCCTTTATGTCACTTGGAATGACGCAGGGCGACAATGCCTGCATGTCTCCCATATCTGCCCTGTTAATTCTCAGTATTCCCATTGCCGACACGCTGACAGTGATGACAAAGAGGATCCTCCAGGGAACCAGTCCGTTTCATGCTGACAAAAAACATTTACATCATATTTTCATGCGCTATGGATTCAGCCGCGAAAACACCGTAAAAATTATTATCGGTCTCAGTATCCTTCTTGGCAGCATCAGTATTGTGGGACGAATTTATAATTTGACCGACTCCACTCTCTTCCTGTTTTTTGCAATCTACCTGATCTTTTATTTTATTTCGTCATTCTTTATCCTGGATCTGCTGCGCTACAGTTGCAGATTCCGCAGAAAACGTGATTCCTGCGGTGCTCCCTGTAAAGCTCTCAAGTTCATATGTCAGTCTCTTGACATTTTTAACATTATACGCAGTGATACAAGGCATGCTGTCTCTATTCCCGCCCGGTATTACACCACCGAAAAGGACAGATACCTGGATGGAACGATAACCAATATATCCAAAAGCGGCTTTATGGCCTCAATCCCGCAACTGACAACGCTGGAATCGACATTTTTCACCAAAATCAACTTTGAGAACCAGGATTCCGCAAACATTCCACCATTGGAATTTACCATTGAGCATCTGTGGATTGCAACACAGGATGAAAAGCACATCCATGGATTCAAATTCAAGGATCTTACAGCGGAGCAGAAATCCGTATTAAACCTATTCACCAATACATTAAAAAAATCCAAGCCATGA
- a CDS encoding type II toxin-antitoxin system TacA family antitoxin: MKPSNTTARRTSVISLRAFPEQRELIGQACAASHKKMTDFILEASCREAEQVLCDRRNFVLDDKAFSDFEKALETPLNENKAIRKLLLSKAPWEK, from the coding sequence ATGAAACCAAGTAACACAACAGCACGTCGCACATCTGTAATTAGTCTCCGTGCATTTCCGGAACAGAGGGAGCTGATTGGTCAGGCTTGTGCTGCAAGTCACAAAAAGATGACCGATTTTATCCTTGAAGCGTCATGTCGTGAGGCTGAGCAAGTTTTGTGTGATCGGCGTAATTTTGTCTTGGATGATAAAGCATTTTCTGATTTTGAGAAAGCTTTAGAAACGCCACTTAATGAAAACAAAGCTATCCGTAAGCTACTGTTATCAAAAGCACCGTGGGAAAAATAA
- a CDS encoding WecB/TagA/CpsF family glycosyltransferase: protein MRYPILNIWTDAVSMAEALQKVSDFVDHGDRPHTIFATNPEKNFSVPADPFLYNCFKNADLLLPDGIGMVLGAKILHGAQISRVPGCEFMQETCALSARQGYKIFIYGAKEEVNKKAVEILEERLPGLQVAGRCNGYWPEDQMDMLVDKINESKAVILFLALGSPKQEKWFARHQDKLKHIRVCQGIGGTLDVITGTVKRAPEIFCKLGLEWFYRLLAEPRRIKRQMVLPVFAWQIFMTKIGFRK, encoded by the coding sequence ATGAGATACCCGATATTAAATATCTGGACCGATGCTGTCAGCATGGCTGAAGCCTTGCAAAAAGTCAGCGATTTCGTTGATCATGGCGACCGTCCCCACACTATTTTTGCAACCAATCCGGAAAAGAATTTTTCTGTGCCTGCAGATCCGTTCTTGTATAATTGTTTCAAGAATGCAGACCTGCTTTTACCCGATGGTATTGGTATGGTGCTTGGAGCTAAAATACTGCATGGTGCCCAAATATCCAGGGTTCCCGGTTGTGAATTCATGCAGGAGACCTGTGCTTTATCTGCCAGGCAGGGGTATAAGATATTTATTTATGGTGCTAAAGAAGAAGTGAATAAAAAAGCAGTTGAGATCCTTGAAGAACGTTTACCTGGCTTGCAGGTTGCAGGACGTTGTAATGGGTATTGGCCTGAAGACCAAATGGACATGCTTGTGGATAAAATTAATGAATCCAAAGCTGTGATTCTTTTTCTGGCTCTTGGTTCACCTAAACAGGAGAAGTGGTTCGCAAGGCATCAGGACAAGTTAAAACACATTCGTGTCTGTCAGGGGATTGGCGGAACCCTGGATGTTATTACCGGTACGGTGAAAAGAGCCCCTGAGATTTTCTGTAAATTGGGTCTTGAATGGTTTTATCGGTTACTGGCAGAGCCCAGACGCATAAAAAGACAAATGGTATTACCTGTTTTTGCATGGCAGATATTTATGACAAAAATTGGATTCAGGAAATAG
- a CDS encoding GNAT family N-acetyltransferase: MGKISAPEQLTANHLLSGFDCGTVSLNEWLIHRALKNEQSGGSRTYVVCFKNQVIGYYALAAGSVARAEATNRIKKNMPDPIPALVLGRLAVDCNWQGQNIGRGLLKDALARAINVSEQVGVRVIIVHVLNDKAEAFYRKHGFTNNNIVSNTLMLPLL, from the coding sequence GTGGGAAAAATAAGCGCTCCTGAACAATTGACAGCGAATCACCTATTAAGTGGTTTTGATTGTGGAACAGTTTCACTCAACGAATGGCTTATCCACCGGGCATTGAAAAACGAACAGAGTGGCGGGTCACGCACGTATGTGGTTTGTTTTAAAAATCAGGTGATAGGGTACTATGCTCTAGCTGCTGGAAGCGTTGCTCGTGCTGAAGCGACAAACCGCATAAAAAAGAATATGCCTGATCCTATCCCTGCTCTAGTGCTTGGTCGCTTGGCGGTTGATTGTAACTGGCAGGGGCAGAATATTGGCCGAGGTTTGTTAAAAGATGCTCTTGCCCGAGCAATTAACGTTTCCGAACAGGTCGGTGTCCGTGTTATTATCGTCCATGTTCTTAATGATAAGGCAGAAGCCTTTTATCGTAAACACGGCTTTACGAACAACAATATCGTCTCCAACACATTGATGCTTCCGTTGTTATAA
- a CDS encoding DUF6364 family protein, with protein MNIKLTLRLDDHLIESAKEYSAKTGK; from the coding sequence ATGAACATAAAACTCACATTACGACTTGATGACCACCTGATCGAATCTGCAAAAGAATATTCTGCTAAAACGGGTAAATAA
- a CDS encoding ABC transporter ATP-binding protein, producing the protein MLPAIELHNISKTFTERNWKTFLFRKPRQTLALDNVSLTVEKGTIMGLLGPNGAGKTTLIKILSTLVTPDSGEGSISGLSLATQSLAIRNKIGLVSTNDRTFYWRLTGRENLDFFATLYNLHGSVKAERINKALQLTGMEDKADSRFMSYSSGQKQRLAIARAMLSDPEVLLMDEATTSLDPIATRKLLTFTKETLARQEQKTIIWCTHNLHEAEEICDHATILHKGKVLYSGKLEEMSDSGSQNIELAFSNLVDFFQNSPLAGAGINTTRDNSI; encoded by the coding sequence ATGCTTCCAGCAATTGAGCTCCATAATATTTCAAAAACCTTTACTGAACGAAACTGGAAGACATTTTTGTTTCGCAAGCCCCGTCAAACCCTTGCTCTTGACAACGTCTCCCTGACAGTTGAAAAAGGAACAATCATGGGTTTACTTGGACCAAATGGTGCCGGCAAGACAACACTTATCAAAATTCTTTCCACTCTGGTTACCCCTGACAGTGGTGAAGGATCAATTTCAGGACTCTCCCTGGCCACACAATCTCTGGCAATCAGAAATAAAATTGGGCTGGTCAGCACGAATGACCGAACTTTCTACTGGCGGCTTACCGGACGTGAAAATCTCGATTTTTTTGCCACACTCTATAATTTACATGGCTCAGTAAAGGCTGAACGAATCAACAAAGCCTTGCAACTCACTGGAATGGAGGACAAAGCCGATTCTCGATTCATGTCTTATTCTTCCGGCCAGAAACAGCGCCTGGCAATTGCAAGAGCCATGCTTTCTGATCCAGAAGTTCTCCTTATGGACGAGGCCACTACCAGTCTCGATCCCATTGCCACCAGAAAGCTCCTCACTTTCACTAAAGAGACCCTTGCCCGACAGGAACAAAAAACTATTATCTGGTGTACACATAATCTCCATGAAGCTGAAGAGATATGTGATCATGCGACCATACTCCATAAAGGAAAGGTTCTTTACAGTGGAAAATTAGAAGAGATGTCAGACTCTGGTTCCCAGAACATTGAACTGGCATTCAGCAACCTGGTTGACTTTTTTCAGAATTCACCACTTGCTGGAGCAGGCATAAATACCACTAGGGACAATTCAATATGA
- a CDS encoding ComEA family DNA-binding protein, whose protein sequence is MKKTILLLLTLLFLTVNIAIAAININTADEKTLATLPGIGEAKAAAIVQYRKDNGNFKSPQDIVQVKGIGQKVFEKLSKEITVE, encoded by the coding sequence ATGAAGAAAACGATACTACTCTTATTAACCCTCTTATTCCTAACCGTAAATATAGCAATTGCTGCCATTAACATTAACACCGCCGATGAGAAAACATTGGCCACACTTCCCGGGATTGGTGAAGCAAAAGCTGCCGCAATAGTGCAGTACCGTAAAGATAATGGAAATTTCAAATCTCCCCAAGATATCGTACAGGTAAAAGGGATAGGTCAAAAAGTTTTTGAGAAACTCTCTAAGGAAATCACCGTAGAGTAA
- a CDS encoding nucleotidyltransferase domain-containing protein, with protein sequence MNQNNCQHLILYSLKTIEPSALRKKVVEAINDGIDLNHFFSLATRHGLLPLIHSSWNNCCPELIPENIAADIKRTVRSIGISNLGKVGVLIQLINLLTEHNISAVAFKGPLLACNLYNDLSLRPFCDLDVLVSINDVSSVYEILNKSGYTPEIQFSHSQLKHLIKTEDNLNFIHSQSGVIVELHWELSGRCLPHALTMDVFQDRLIDAQLLNYTVPSLSNEDLLIYLCIHGSKHIWGRLEWLFSVHEIVTQNKKMDWNLVLFLAEQWSAKRMVATGLLAAQRLFATEMPKKVMEILRLDQHALNMATSVENIFLDPAKSNTIQGENSRFTSWQLKCMDSNMARLRLILTMLFNPTIEDYRRFTFPGKLCYLYNVCRPFRLGWEGVKKIFQ encoded by the coding sequence ATGAATCAAAATAATTGCCAACACCTCATCCTCTATTCCCTGAAAACAATTGAGCCATCAGCTTTACGCAAGAAAGTTGTTGAGGCGATAAATGATGGTATAGACCTGAATCATTTTTTTTCACTCGCCACACGCCACGGACTTCTACCATTAATTCACTCATCATGGAACAATTGTTGCCCGGAACTGATACCAGAGAATATTGCTGCTGATATTAAAAGAACCGTGCGGTCTATTGGCATATCCAACCTTGGTAAAGTCGGTGTGTTGATTCAGCTTATCAACTTACTTACTGAACATAATATTTCAGCTGTCGCTTTCAAAGGCCCGCTACTTGCCTGTAATCTCTATAACGACCTCTCTCTTCGTCCATTTTGTGATCTCGATGTCCTTGTAAGTATAAATGATGTCTCTTCCGTCTATGAAATCCTCAATAAATCAGGATATACCCCTGAAATCCAATTTTCACATTCACAGCTGAAGCACCTTATAAAAACGGAAGACAATCTGAATTTCATCCACTCTCAATCCGGCGTTATCGTGGAATTGCATTGGGAGTTATCTGGCCGGTGTTTGCCACACGCGTTAACAATGGATGTTTTTCAAGATCGCCTGATTGACGCTCAATTACTGAACTACACTGTTCCTTCACTAAGCAATGAGGATCTTCTTATCTATCTTTGCATTCACGGTTCCAAACATATCTGGGGTCGCCTGGAATGGTTGTTTTCTGTTCATGAAATTGTCACACAAAACAAAAAGATGGATTGGAATTTGGTCCTTTTTCTTGCAGAACAATGGTCTGCAAAAAGAATGGTTGCGACAGGGCTGCTTGCAGCACAACGTCTCTTTGCAACAGAGATGCCAAAGAAAGTCATGGAAATTCTGAGGCTGGACCAACACGCATTAAATATGGCTACATCGGTGGAGAATATCTTTCTTGATCCTGCAAAGAGCAATACAATCCAGGGCGAAAACAGCCGTTTCACTTCCTGGCAACTTAAGTGCATGGATTCGAACATGGCACGGTTACGGCTTATTCTGACAATGCTGTTTAATCCTACCATTGAAGACTACCGCAGATTTACGTTTCCTGGAAAGTTATGCTACCTCTACAATGTGTGCCGTCCTTTTCGTCTGGGTTGGGAAGGTGTAAAAAAGATTTTTCAATAG
- the wecB gene encoding non-hydrolyzing UDP-N-acetylglucosamine 2-epimerase: MKIINIVGARPNFMKMAPIIDAMNQHPEQIEHLLVHTGQHYDEKMSKAFFNDLGMPKPDIDLEVGSGSHAEQTAKIMVLFEKICLREKPDLVIVVGDVNSTMACTITAKKLGIKVAHVEAGLRSRDMEMPEEINRLCTDVLCDYLFITDHFADENLRAEGVAAEKIIFVGNVMIDTLLKHKAMATQLNLLSKLGLRKKGYATLTMHRPSNVDDKETLEEILGALKTISKDLPIIFPIHPRTRKMIEQFGLSHYLNMDTVVSGIWITEPMGYLDFLHLNMNAKLVLTDSGGLQEETTVLGVPCITMRHNTERPITCEVGTNVIVGNSGQKIIAAAQAALSGNGIERRIPDKWDGHSAIRIVDWLIKHESK; encoded by the coding sequence ATGAAGATAATTAATATTGTCGGTGCAAGACCAAACTTCATGAAAATGGCCCCAATCATTGACGCTATGAATCAGCACCCTGAGCAGATAGAGCATTTACTTGTACATACTGGGCAGCACTATGATGAAAAGATGTCCAAGGCATTTTTTAATGATCTGGGTATGCCAAAGCCAGATATCGATCTGGAAGTTGGATCAGGTAGCCATGCTGAGCAAACGGCAAAGATTATGGTGCTGTTTGAAAAAATCTGTCTCAGGGAAAAGCCTGATCTTGTAATCGTTGTTGGCGACGTAAATTCAACCATGGCCTGTACCATTACAGCTAAAAAACTTGGTATCAAAGTTGCGCACGTAGAAGCTGGGTTACGTTCAAGGGACATGGAAATGCCCGAAGAAATCAACAGGCTCTGTACCGATGTGCTTTGCGACTATCTCTTTATTACCGACCATTTTGCCGATGAGAACCTACGCGCGGAAGGAGTAGCAGCAGAAAAGATCATTTTTGTGGGTAATGTGATGATTGACACGTTACTGAAACACAAGGCCATGGCGACACAATTAAATCTGTTATCCAAACTTGGCCTACGGAAAAAGGGCTACGCTACCCTGACAATGCATCGCCCATCCAATGTTGACGACAAAGAAACACTTGAAGAAATTTTAGGGGCTTTAAAGACAATCAGTAAAGACCTTCCTATTATTTTCCCTATCCATCCCAGAACGAGAAAAATGATAGAGCAGTTTGGCTTATCACATTATCTAAATATGGATACGGTCGTCAGTGGGATATGGATTACTGAGCCAATGGGCTATCTCGATTTTCTCCATTTAAACATGAATGCCAAACTGGTTTTAACGGATAGTGGTGGTTTGCAAGAGGAGACCACTGTTCTGGGGGTTCCATGCATCACCATGCGACACAACACAGAACGACCAATCACCTGCGAAGTAGGAACAAACGTAATCGTTGGAAATAGTGGCCAAAAAATAATTGCTGCGGCTCAAGCTGCATTAAGTGGTAATGGGATAGAAAGACGGATTCCTGACAAATGGGATGGCCATTCAGCAATTCGTATAGTGGACTGGCTGATCAAACATGAATCAAAATAA
- the galU gene encoding UTP--glucose-1-phosphate uridylyltransferase GalU: MKVKKAVFPVAGLGTRFLPATKAMPKEMLPVVDKPLIQYAVEEALASGIEQLIFVTGSGKGALENHFDRSFQLEETLKDRHKVELLKEIESLVPESGTIIYTRQSEPLGLGHAIWCARDIIGDEPFAVLLADDLIKSETPVLYQMIKEFDRLRASTVAVIEVPKEETSKYGILDANPTTEATFRINGMIEKPAAEEAPSNMAVIGRYILTPKIFDILGGQGKGAGGEIQLTDAMSQLLKEQPIFGYRFEGTRFDCGDKAGFQMANLAFALEHPEIKDILLPYLKEMFC; encoded by the coding sequence ATGAAAGTCAAAAAAGCTGTCTTCCCGGTTGCAGGACTGGGTACTCGTTTTCTTCCTGCGACGAAGGCCATGCCAAAAGAAATGCTGCCCGTTGTCGATAAGCCTCTTATTCAATATGCGGTTGAAGAGGCGTTGGCGTCAGGAATTGAACAATTAATCTTTGTCACTGGCAGTGGAAAGGGAGCACTTGAAAACCATTTTGACCGATCCTTCCAGCTCGAAGAGACCCTTAAAGATCGTCATAAAGTTGAACTTTTAAAAGAAATCGAATCCCTTGTGCCTGAGTCAGGAACTATCATTTACACCAGACAGAGCGAACCTTTAGGTCTTGGCCACGCGATCTGGTGTGCTAGAGATATTATCGGGGACGAGCCCTTTGCCGTTCTCCTGGCAGACGATCTGATCAAAAGCGAGACCCCTGTACTCTATCAAATGATTAAGGAATTTGATCGGCTGAGAGCATCTACCGTTGCAGTCATTGAGGTTCCAAAGGAAGAGACCTCAAAATATGGTATTCTTGATGCTAATCCCACAACGGAGGCAACCTTCCGCATAAATGGGATGATCGAGAAACCGGCTGCTGAAGAAGCACCATCCAATATGGCGGTAATTGGCCGGTATATCCTGACTCCAAAAATATTTGACATCCTTGGTGGCCAGGGGAAAGGTGCTGGGGGTGAAATCCAACTCACAGATGCCATGTCGCAACTCCTTAAAGAACAGCCTATTTTTGGCTATCGTTTCGAAGGTACCCGCTTTGACTGTGGCGATAAGGCTGGATTTCAGATGGCGAACCTTGCATTTGCGCTTGAACACCCTGAGATTAAGGATATTTTGTTGCCTTATTTGAAGGAGATGTTTTGTTGA